Proteins encoded within one genomic window of Thermococcus celer Vu 13 = JCM 8558:
- the ileS gene encoding isoleucine--tRNA ligase, which translates to MIKEPEFREYSPGKLEEKVERFWKENGTYEKVKASRAHGPKYYFLDGPPYVSGAIHLGTAWNKIIKDMIIRFRTMQGYNVRRQPGFDMHGLPIEVKVEQALGLKIKKDIEAKVGVDNFIRKCKEFALNNLKVMTEQFKQLGVWMDWDNPYMTIKNEYIESGWFTLRRAWEKGLLERDKRVLHWCPRCETALAEHEVRGEYKLREDPSVYVKFPVEGKGNEYLLIWTTTPWTLPANLAVSVHPDYDYAKVRVETENGEEYWIIAKALVERVLNEVGVKGEIVEEFKGRDLEGLRYVHILMDEYPAQKGFREGYEWAHRVILGEHVTLEDGTGLVHTAPGHGEEDFEIGRKYGLPVYSPVDDEGRYTEGKWRGTYVKDADPEIIEHLIEKGYLVKAGTIEHQYPHCWRCKTPLIFRATDQWFLKVSKVKENILKENDEKVEWYPDWVKVRYDNGVLNSGDWVISRQRYWGIPLPIWESEDGEVHVVGSFRELVELSVAIEVDGERVELPEDYEEKLKVIEERLGPEDLHRPYVDAFIIRVNGREMRRVKDVVDVWFDSGIASWASLDYPRTKEEFEKLWPADFIVEGEDQVTKWFYSQQAASVIAFGTVPYKKVAMHGYVLDEKGDKMSKSLGNIIRPEEVVQREGRDPFRFYMLWATNPWENLRFSWKGLAQVKRMLNILWNVYVLSATYMSLDKFDPTKLKPEELPFREEDRWILSRVNGLINEVTEGIETFRLTRATRAIHNFVVEDLSRWYVRLIRKRMWVEGDDPDKLAAYYTVWKVFDVLLRLMAPFTPYITEEIYGNMLRPFLGVESVHMLDWPAVDEAARDEELEREMEAIRRIVEAGSSARQRAGIKLRYPVRRITIETENETVAKAVEKLNRILRDQLNAKEVVVGKVERETVIKPNFARIGPEFRGDARFVTAWINEHGRELYEAGEMDVELNGKTFHLTREHLNVEEKLPDFLIGEDFEGGRVFVDKTLTRELLAEGLAREFVRRIQEMRKRLDLDVNDRIVVTIETSDENRELLKENLDYVMGETRAVGVTFGEAKGYVVEWPEVQAKIGIEKVEG; encoded by the coding sequence ATGATAAAGGAACCGGAGTTTAGGGAGTACAGCCCAGGAAAGCTCGAGGAGAAGGTCGAGCGCTTCTGGAAGGAGAACGGCACGTACGAGAAGGTCAAGGCCAGCAGGGCTCACGGCCCGAAGTACTACTTCCTCGACGGGCCACCATACGTCAGCGGCGCGATACACCTCGGCACCGCCTGGAACAAGATAATCAAAGACATGATAATAAGGTTCAGGACGATGCAGGGCTACAACGTGAGGAGACAGCCGGGCTTCGACATGCACGGTCTCCCGATAGAGGTCAAGGTCGAGCAGGCGCTCGGACTTAAGATAAAGAAGGACATAGAGGCCAAGGTGGGCGTTGACAACTTCATAAGGAAGTGCAAGGAGTTCGCGCTCAACAACCTCAAGGTGATGACCGAGCAGTTCAAGCAGCTCGGCGTCTGGATGGACTGGGACAACCCGTACATGACGATAAAGAACGAGTACATCGAGTCTGGCTGGTTCACGCTCAGGCGCGCCTGGGAGAAGGGACTGCTCGAGAGGGACAAGAGGGTTCTCCACTGGTGCCCGCGCTGTGAGACGGCCTTAGCGGAGCACGAGGTTCGCGGCGAGTACAAGCTGAGGGAGGACCCGAGCGTATACGTCAAGTTCCCTGTCGAGGGGAAGGGGAACGAGTACCTCCTCATCTGGACGACGACGCCCTGGACGCTCCCGGCGAACCTCGCGGTAAGCGTTCACCCCGACTACGACTACGCCAAAGTTAGGGTCGAGACGGAGAACGGCGAGGAGTACTGGATAATCGCGAAGGCCCTCGTGGAGCGGGTTCTCAACGAGGTCGGCGTTAAAGGCGAGATCGTTGAGGAGTTCAAGGGTAGAGACCTCGAGGGGCTCCGCTACGTCCACATTCTAATGGACGAGTACCCCGCTCAAAAGGGGTTCCGCGAGGGGTACGAGTGGGCCCACCGCGTGATCCTCGGCGAGCACGTGACGCTCGAGGACGGTACCGGTCTCGTCCACACCGCCCCCGGTCACGGCGAGGAGGACTTCGAGATAGGCAGGAAGTACGGGCTTCCCGTTTACAGCCCGGTCGACGACGAGGGACGCTACACCGAGGGCAAATGGAGGGGAACCTACGTCAAGGACGCCGACCCGGAGATAATAGAGCACCTAATCGAAAAGGGCTACCTCGTGAAGGCAGGAACGATAGAGCACCAGTACCCCCACTGCTGGCGCTGCAAGACGCCGCTAATATTCCGCGCCACGGACCAGTGGTTCCTCAAGGTGAGCAAGGTCAAGGAGAACATCCTGAAGGAGAACGACGAGAAGGTCGAGTGGTACCCGGACTGGGTCAAGGTTCGCTACGACAACGGCGTGCTCAACTCGGGCGACTGGGTCATAAGTCGCCAGAGGTACTGGGGCATACCCCTCCCGATATGGGAGAGCGAGGACGGCGAGGTTCACGTCGTCGGCTCGTTCAGGGAACTCGTGGAACTCAGCGTCGCGATAGAGGTGGACGGCGAGCGGGTTGAGCTTCCGGAGGACTACGAGGAGAAGCTTAAGGTCATCGAGGAGAGGCTTGGGCCCGAGGACCTCCACAGGCCCTACGTCGACGCCTTCATCATAAGGGTGAACGGCAGGGAGATGCGCCGCGTAAAGGACGTCGTCGACGTCTGGTTCGACAGCGGGATCGCCAGCTGGGCCTCCCTCGACTACCCGAGGACGAAGGAGGAGTTTGAGAAGCTCTGGCCCGCGGACTTCATAGTGGAGGGAGAGGACCAGGTCACGAAGTGGTTCTACTCCCAGCAGGCCGCCTCGGTCATAGCCTTCGGCACCGTCCCCTACAAAAAGGTGGCGATGCACGGCTACGTCCTCGACGAGAAGGGCGACAAGATGAGCAAGAGCCTCGGAAACATCATTCGGCCTGAGGAGGTCGTTCAGAGGGAGGGAAGGGACCCGTTCCGCTTCTACATGCTCTGGGCGACGAACCCGTGGGAGAACCTGCGCTTCAGCTGGAAGGGCCTCGCCCAGGTCAAGAGGATGCTCAACATACTCTGGAACGTCTACGTCCTGAGCGCCACCTACATGAGCCTTGACAAGTTCGACCCCACCAAGCTCAAGCCCGAGGAGCTTCCCTTCCGCGAGGAGGACAGGTGGATACTCAGCAGGGTCAACGGGCTCATCAACGAGGTCACGGAAGGGATAGAGACCTTCAGGTTAACGAGGGCGACGAGGGCGATACACAACTTCGTGGTCGAGGACCTCAGCCGCTGGTACGTCAGGCTCATCAGGAAGCGCATGTGGGTCGAAGGCGACGATCCCGACAAGCTGGCCGCATACTACACCGTCTGGAAGGTCTTCGACGTTCTCCTAAGGCTGATGGCCCCCTTCACGCCCTACATAACCGAGGAGATATACGGGAACATGCTGAGGCCGTTCCTCGGCGTCGAGAGCGTCCACATGCTCGACTGGCCGGCGGTTGACGAGGCGGCGAGGGACGAGGAACTCGAGAGGGAGATGGAGGCGATAAGGAGGATAGTCGAGGCAGGCTCGAGCGCAAGACAGAGGGCGGGGATAAAGCTCCGCTACCCGGTCAGGAGGATAACGATCGAGACCGAAAATGAGACCGTTGCGAAGGCCGTCGAGAAGCTTAATAGAATCCTGAGGGACCAGCTCAACGCCAAGGAGGTCGTCGTTGGAAAGGTCGAGAGGGAGACCGTCATAAAGCCCAACTTCGCCAGGATCGGCCCAGAGTTCAGGGGGGACGCGAGGTTCGTGACGGCGTGGATAAACGAGCACGGAAGGGAGCTCTACGAGGCGGGCGAGATGGACGTCGAGCTCAACGGAAAGACCTTCCACCTGACGAGGGAGCACCTGAACGTGGAGGAGAAACTGCCCGACTTCCTCATCGGCGAGGACTTCGAGGGCGGCAGGGTCTTCGTGGACAAAACCCTCACGAGGGAGCTTCTGGCGGAGGGCCTCGCGAGGGAGTTCGTCAGGAGAATCCAGGAGATGAGGAAGAGGCTCGACCTGGACGTCAACGACAGGATAGTCGTAACCATCGAGACGAGCGACGAGAACCGCGAACTCCTCAAGGAGAACCTCGACTACGTAATGGGCGAAACGAGGGCCGTCGGGGTAACCTTCGGCGAGGCCAAAGGCTACGTCGTCGAGTGGCCCGAGGTTCAGGCGAAGATAGGGATAGAGAAGGTTGAGGGCTGA
- a CDS encoding RNA-guided endonuclease InsQ/TnpB family protein yields MRVTKTVVLKSERLPKKVSKIFVELEGMYREMLLQTVLFAVQNETTSFVKLKAEKYRFLREFYPQLPSHYAYTVCQDSALRAKSFLKRKRKGLAEKVYPEVRNVSIWLDDHLWRAGLTVIKITTHKGWIEVGLEAHKHYWKTVNSGWKLASQARIKPDKKERRLIIYLTFFKDVEQYKAKSWISVDVNEDNVTALVDFTPVIFETGQKKITLGYYYRRKRVQKKWDKKLGSRNEKKRKILRKLREKDKKRDVRLKLAKIIVKEAKKRNAGIILEKLPKNVPRRMLERVGDKQLRHRIYQSAFLGVQKAIEEKAREYGVPVIRVNPKNTSRICPVHNAVVEYEDGRFGVCSAGGEVWHRDVLAVWNLYLRALQGDGSSALSSGGFFVDGRLVPLASTATSEAIWIEKSRWLRWNSLPPTQSDTLSHKMKR; encoded by the coding sequence ATGAGGGTTACGAAGACCGTTGTTTTGAAGTCTGAAAGGCTTCCGAAAAAGGTTTCCAAAATATTCGTCGAGCTTGAGGGAATGTATCGAGAAATGCTCCTTCAGACTGTCCTGTTTGCAGTTCAGAATGAAACAACCTCTTTTGTAAAGCTGAAGGCTGAAAAATACAGATTTTTGAGAGAGTTTTATCCACAACTTCCCTCTCACTATGCATACACGGTCTGCCAAGATTCAGCCTTGAGGGCAAAAAGCTTTCTGAAGAGGAAGAGGAAAGGCCTCGCCGAGAAGGTGTATCCAGAAGTCAGGAATGTTTCAATATGGCTTGATGACCACCTGTGGCGTGCTGGACTAACTGTCATAAAGATAACCACGCACAAGGGCTGGATTGAGGTTGGTCTTGAGGCGCACAAGCATTATTGGAAGACAGTGAATTCGGGCTGGAAACTGGCCTCTCAAGCGAGAATAAAGCCTGACAAAAAAGAGAGGAGGCTGATTATTTACCTAACCTTTTTCAAGGATGTTGAGCAGTATAAGGCAAAATCGTGGATTTCTGTTGATGTGAATGAGGACAACGTTACCGCACTCGTTGATTTCACGCCAGTGATTTTTGAGACTGGACAGAAGAAAATCACTCTCGGGTATTATTACAGGAGGAAAAGGGTTCAGAAGAAGTGGGATAAAAAGCTTGGCTCAAGAAATGAAAAGAAGAGGAAGATTTTGAGAAAGCTTCGTGAGAAGGATAAAAAGAGGGACGTTCGCCTCAAGCTTGCGAAAATAATTGTCAAAGAGGCAAAAAAGAGAAATGCTGGAATAATCTTGGAGAAGCTTCCGAAGAACGTTCCAAGGAGGATGTTGGAGAGGGTTGGTGATAAACAGCTTCGGCACAGGATTTATCAGTCAGCATTCTTGGGGGTACAGAAGGCTATTGAGGAGAAGGCAAGAGAGTATGGTGTTCCTGTGATAAGAGTGAATCCGAAGAACACTTCAAGAATTTGTCCTGTTCACAATGCTGTTGTGGAGTACGAGGATGGTCGGTTTGGGGTTTGCTCTGCTGGTGGTGAGGTTTGGCATCGTGATGTTCTTGCTGTCTGGAATTTGTATTTGAGGGCCCTTCAGGGTGATGGGAGCTCTGCTCTAAGCTCTGGGGGGTTTTTCGTGGATGGGAGGCTCGTGCCGTTAGCCTCGACCGCCACCAGTGAAGCCATCTGGATTGAGAAATCCAGATGGTTGAGGTGGAACTCCTTACCGCCGACGCAAAGTGATACACTCTCACACAAAATGAAGCGGTAG
- a CDS encoding IMP cyclohydrolase: MRYVGRMLGIGLSGGRPFAFYRLNSRSFPNRKAVIRGNEVYIANQTETDNPYVSYPVVKLLERYAVVSNGLQTAFVAQALEEESPRKALIRTLDALDYERDEYDTPRIAAVVERGKEKGWLGFVGRDELWVRSVKLVEGKAFFTATYNVDGVEGLELSFSKAGELAENVLKLDFAHPVLAIGVVEDGEKWDVAVRP; encoded by the coding sequence TTGAGGTACGTCGGGAGGATGCTCGGGATTGGCCTCAGTGGTGGCAGGCCCTTCGCCTTCTACCGCCTGAACTCCCGCTCTTTTCCCAATAGGAAGGCCGTAATCAGAGGAAACGAGGTTTACATCGCCAACCAGACCGAGACGGACAACCCATACGTGAGCTACCCCGTTGTGAAACTGCTCGAAAGGTACGCGGTGGTCAGCAACGGCCTCCAGACGGCCTTCGTGGCGCAGGCCCTCGAGGAGGAGAGCCCGAGGAAGGCTTTGATACGTACGCTCGACGCCCTCGACTACGAGCGGGATGAGTACGACACGCCGAGGATAGCCGCGGTGGTCGAGCGCGGAAAGGAGAAGGGCTGGCTCGGCTTCGTTGGGCGGGATGAGCTCTGGGTCAGGTCCGTTAAGCTGGTGGAAGGGAAGGCCTTTTTCACGGCAACGTACAACGTGGACGGCGTCGAGGGGCTGGAGCTAAGCTTCTCAAAGGCCGGGGAGCTCGCAGAGAACGTCCTGAAACTCGACTTCGCCCATCCGGTTCTGGCGATAGGGGTTGTTGAGGACGGGGAGAAATGGGACGTTGCGGTGAGACCTTAG
- a CDS encoding formate--phosphoribosylaminoimidazolecarboxamide ligase, with amino-acid sequence MRISTIASHSSLQVLMGARREGFETRLYVKPGRKAFYSSLPLVDELVVTEDMGAILEDDGIVVPHGSFVAYLGVEAIERAKARFFGNRRFLKWETRFDLQDRALEEAGIPAVEVVEPEDVKPDGLYFVRLEGPRGGSGHFPAYGRELEERTAGLGEPYRIERFVDGVYIYVHFFYSPILNRLELFGVDERLIVADANKRRPFKVLPYTIAGNKPVALRESLLPELYDHGLAFVDALRELEPPGVIGPFALHFAYDGEFHCMGFASRIDGGSNAGHWYSSIYWGEPMLMGERVAREVRLALEEDRLGEVVT; translated from the coding sequence ATGAGGATCTCGACCATAGCCTCGCACTCCTCCCTCCAGGTACTGATGGGAGCCAGGAGGGAAGGCTTCGAGACGAGACTCTACGTCAAACCGGGTAGAAAGGCCTTCTACTCCTCCCTCCCGCTCGTGGACGAACTCGTCGTGACGGAGGACATGGGGGCGATACTTGAGGACGACGGCATCGTCGTGCCCCACGGCTCCTTCGTGGCCTACCTCGGTGTAGAGGCAATCGAGAGGGCAAAAGCCCGGTTCTTCGGCAACAGGCGCTTCCTCAAGTGGGAAACGAGGTTCGACCTTCAGGACAGGGCCCTGGAGGAGGCGGGCATCCCTGCGGTCGAGGTAGTGGAGCCCGAAGACGTTAAGCCCGATGGACTCTACTTCGTCCGCCTCGAAGGGCCCCGGGGCGGGAGCGGGCACTTCCCTGCCTACGGCCGCGAACTGGAGGAGAGGACGGCTGGACTGGGTGAACCGTACAGAATAGAGCGCTTCGTCGATGGCGTTTACATCTACGTCCACTTCTTCTACTCGCCGATTCTGAACCGTCTGGAGCTCTTCGGCGTCGACGAGAGGCTAATAGTCGCGGACGCGAACAAGAGGCGGCCCTTCAAGGTCCTGCCCTACACGATAGCCGGAAACAAGCCCGTAGCCCTGAGGGAGTCCCTCCTCCCCGAGCTCTACGACCACGGGCTGGCCTTCGTCGATGCCCTGCGGGAACTCGAGCCACCGGGCGTCATCGGACCCTTCGCCCTCCACTTCGCCTACGACGGGGAGTTCCACTGCATGGGCTTCGCCTCGCGCATAGACGGGGGTAGCAACGCGGGGCACTGGTATTCATCCATCTACTGGGGAGAACCGATGCTCATGGGCGAGAGAGTGGCCCGTGAGGTAAGGCTCGCCCTCGAAGAGGATCGCCTCGGGGAGGTGGTAACTTGA
- a CDS encoding phosphoribosylaminoimidazolesuccinocarboxamide synthase, which yields MRLVYRGKTKDVYEDGPYLIFYFKDSLLGENGREDTGGNSVIGVRTGKGSAVLRQTEFFFNLLGRNGVRTHFVERIDDRRARFLKAERIPLEVVYRFKAYGSFLRRYRGWVEPLRELRMVEFTLKDDSLGDPLITEEAVSRLGIASEEELERMKETTRLVAGILREFFLEKGLDPVDFKLEFGRLNGELLVIDELSGDTMRVMKEGRLLTQEELLGVVE from the coding sequence ATGAGGCTCGTCTACCGCGGCAAGACGAAGGACGTCTACGAGGACGGCCCCTACCTCATCTTTTACTTCAAGGACTCCCTTCTCGGGGAGAACGGGAGGGAGGACACAGGCGGCAACTCCGTTATCGGGGTGAGAACGGGAAAGGGGAGTGCGGTTCTCCGGCAGACTGAGTTCTTCTTCAACCTGCTGGGGAGGAACGGCGTAAGGACGCACTTCGTCGAGCGCATTGACGACAGGAGAGCGCGCTTTCTCAAGGCGGAGAGGATTCCGCTCGAGGTGGTTTATCGCTTCAAAGCCTACGGAAGCTTCCTCAGGCGGTACCGCGGCTGGGTGGAGCCCCTTCGGGAGCTGAGGATGGTGGAGTTCACGCTCAAGGACGACTCCCTGGGCGACCCCCTCATAACCGAGGAAGCCGTGTCGCGGCTCGGCATAGCGAGCGAGGAAGAGCTGGAGAGAATGAAGGAGACAACGAGGCTGGTTGCCGGGATCCTGAGGGAGTTTTTCCTGGAGAAGGGGCTCGATCCGGTGGACTTCAAGCTGGAGTTCGGCAGGCTGAACGGGGAGCTTCTGGTTATAGACGAGCTCAGCGGCGACACCATGCGCGTTATGAAGGAAGGAAGGCTCCTGACTCAGGAAGAGCTACTGGGGGTGGTTGAATGA
- the thiC gene encoding phosphomethylpyrimidine synthase ThiC: MTQLEDARRGTVTEEMRFVAEREGISAEKLRRSVARGRTVIFRNVRHDWVKPVAVGETVRVKVNANVGTSRDIVDVEAEIEKARTAVKYGADTIMDLSTGGDLDGIRKAIMRAVNVPVGTVPIYQAAEEMLARGKAIIEMDEEDMWRAVEKHFGDGVDYATIHAGVTKEVVEKMKRTKRVVGMVSRGGTFLAAWILHWDEENPFYRDYDYLLELAREYDVVLSLGDGLRPGGLPDAGDELQTAELYTLGRLVRRAREAGVQTMVEGPGHVPIDQIAAQVKLAKVATDNAPFYVLGPIVTDVFPGYDHVTAAIGGAIAALNGADFLCYVTPAEHLGLPTTEHVREGVIATRIAAHAVNLTRFEEDFKRDYLMSLARGRLNWARQFELSEDKERFLEIRKERPTKTEACSMCGDLCAIKLINEMLRKGEAE, encoded by the coding sequence ATGACCCAGCTCGAGGATGCCAGGCGTGGAACCGTTACCGAAGAGATGAGGTTTGTAGCGGAGCGCGAGGGGATAAGCGCCGAGAAGCTCAGGAGGAGCGTCGCCAGGGGGCGCACGGTGATATTCCGCAACGTGAGGCACGACTGGGTGAAGCCTGTAGCCGTCGGTGAGACCGTCCGCGTAAAGGTCAACGCCAACGTGGGGACGTCACGCGACATAGTGGACGTGGAGGCGGAGATAGAGAAGGCCAGGACGGCGGTGAAGTACGGGGCCGACACGATAATGGACCTCTCGACAGGTGGCGACCTCGACGGGATAAGAAAGGCCATAATGCGGGCCGTCAACGTCCCCGTTGGGACGGTTCCCATCTACCAGGCCGCGGAGGAGATGCTGGCAAGGGGGAAGGCCATCATCGAGATGGATGAGGAGGACATGTGGAGGGCCGTGGAGAAGCACTTCGGGGACGGCGTTGACTACGCGACGATACACGCGGGGGTCACGAAAGAGGTCGTGGAGAAGATGAAGCGGACGAAGAGGGTCGTCGGCATGGTCTCCCGCGGCGGAACGTTTCTGGCGGCTTGGATACTCCACTGGGACGAGGAGAACCCCTTCTACAGGGATTACGACTACCTCCTCGAGCTCGCAAGGGAGTACGACGTCGTTCTGAGCCTCGGCGACGGCCTTAGACCCGGTGGACTGCCCGACGCGGGCGACGAGCTCCAGACGGCCGAACTCTACACCCTCGGCAGGCTCGTGAGGAGGGCCAGGGAGGCGGGGGTGCAGACGATGGTGGAGGGGCCCGGCCACGTTCCGATAGACCAGATAGCGGCCCAGGTGAAGCTCGCCAAGGTCGCCACGGACAACGCCCCCTTCTACGTGCTCGGCCCCATAGTCACGGACGTCTTCCCGGGCTACGACCACGTAACCGCGGCCATCGGGGGAGCGATAGCGGCGCTGAACGGTGCGGACTTCCTCTGCTACGTTACCCCCGCGGAGCACCTCGGTCTACCAACAACCGAACACGTCAGGGAAGGGGTCATAGCGACGAGGATAGCCGCCCACGCCGTGAACCTGACCCGCTTTGAGGAGGACTTCAAGCGGGACTACCTCATGAGCCTGGCGAGGGGGAGGCTGAACTGGGCGAGGCAGTTCGAGCTAAGCGAGGACAAAGAACGATTCCTTGAGATAAGGAAGGAGAGGCCGACGAAGACCGAGGCGTGCTCTATGTGCGGCGACCTGTGCGCAATAAAGCTCATCAACGAGATGCTGAGGAAGGGTGAGGCCGAATGA
- a CDS encoding sulfide-dependent adenosine diphosphate thiazole synthase codes for MLKDVEVSRAIIEAYTKDILDSLKLDVAVVGAGPSGMVAAYYLARGGAKVAIFEKKLSVGGGIWGGAMGFNRIVVEESAREILDEFGVDYEEFKPGLYVADAIEVATTMASKTVKAGVKVFNMVEVEDLVVKDGRVAGVVVNWTPVKMTGLHVDPLTVEAEFVIDSTGHGAQITGHLLKRGLIEELPGEGPMWAEMGERLTVEHTKEVFPGLYVTGMAANAVAGAPRMGPIFGGMFLSGRKAALDILERLGV; via the coding sequence ATGCTGAAGGACGTTGAGGTAAGCAGGGCGATAATCGAGGCCTACACGAAGGATATTCTTGACAGCCTCAAGCTCGACGTCGCGGTTGTGGGCGCGGGCCCGTCGGGCATGGTCGCGGCCTACTACCTCGCAAGGGGCGGGGCTAAGGTCGCCATCTTCGAGAAGAAGCTCAGCGTCGGCGGCGGAATCTGGGGCGGTGCAATGGGGTTCAACAGGATAGTGGTCGAGGAGAGCGCCCGGGAAATACTCGACGAGTTTGGAGTGGACTACGAAGAGTTCAAACCGGGCCTCTACGTGGCCGACGCGATTGAGGTCGCCACGACCATGGCCAGCAAAACGGTGAAGGCCGGGGTGAAGGTCTTCAACATGGTAGAGGTCGAGGACCTCGTGGTCAAGGACGGCCGCGTTGCCGGGGTGGTCGTGAACTGGACGCCCGTGAAGATGACAGGTCTTCACGTTGACCCGCTCACGGTGGAGGCTGAGTTCGTGATCGACTCAACGGGTCACGGCGCCCAGATAACCGGACACCTGCTGAAAAGGGGGCTGATAGAGGAACTTCCGGGGGAAGGGCCGATGTGGGCCGAGATGGGCGAGAGGCTCACGGTGGAGCACACAAAAGAGGTCTTCCCGGGGCTCTACGTCACCGGAATGGCGGCCAACGCGGTTGCGGGCGCACCGAGGATGGGACCTATCTTCGGAGGAATGTTCCTGAGCGGGAGGAAGGCGGCCTTGGATATTCTCGAGAGGCTCGGGGTGTGA
- the thiD gene encoding bifunctional hydroxymethylpyrimidine kinase/phosphomethylpyrimidine kinase: MAVLIIAGLDTGGGAGIATDVRTVSALGLHPLPVVSAVTYQNPGGVGGYHVLPPEVVREEIRAVGDSFEIGAVKVGMLGNEEVVRTVAGETRPFLRVVDPVLASSTGHPLINPEGIEALKESLIPGSVVTPNVPEAERLTGVKISGVGDMREAARTLVEEFEARAAVVKGGHLDLTDVLYWEGEFYEFRGEKVNGFTHGTGCAFSSALASLLARGMELPEAVRGAKRFVETAIGFSSAEGRCVNPLAPLEVDAERWRAYRELKKAVEGLVEMGELLNPYIPEVGTNFAHSTPHGEVFAVKGRVVRYGKTVKPVGPVEPGASDHLRRALLKFREFYPEVRAVINLRYSSELIERAEKGGLTVSSYDRREEPEEVKAKEGGTIPWGIETAVRKSGKRPDLIYHLGDWGKEPMVLVFGKNPAEVLGKIRILLGA; the protein is encoded by the coding sequence GTGGCCGTCCTGATAATAGCCGGCCTCGATACTGGCGGCGGGGCCGGGATAGCGACGGATGTGAGGACCGTTTCGGCCCTCGGCCTCCATCCCCTCCCCGTTGTCTCCGCCGTGACCTACCAGAACCCGGGAGGGGTCGGGGGCTACCACGTTCTTCCCCCGGAAGTCGTCCGCGAGGAGATAAGGGCCGTGGGGGACTCCTTCGAGATCGGGGCGGTTAAGGTTGGGATGCTCGGCAACGAAGAGGTCGTGAGAACCGTTGCAGGGGAGACGAGGCCCTTTTTGAGGGTGGTCGACCCCGTCCTTGCCTCCTCGACGGGCCATCCCCTGATAAATCCTGAGGGAATCGAGGCGCTGAAGGAGTCGCTGATCCCGGGTTCAGTGGTCACGCCGAACGTCCCCGAGGCTGAAAGGCTCACGGGGGTTAAGATATCGGGCGTTGGGGACATGAGGGAGGCCGCGAGAACCCTCGTCGAGGAGTTCGAAGCCAGGGCGGCCGTCGTCAAGGGCGGACACCTCGACCTCACGGACGTCCTCTACTGGGAAGGGGAGTTTTACGAGTTCCGGGGCGAGAAGGTTAACGGATTCACCCACGGGACGGGTTGTGCCTTCTCCTCGGCCCTTGCATCTCTCCTCGCCCGGGGAATGGAGCTCCCGGAGGCCGTGAGAGGGGCGAAGCGTTTCGTCGAAACCGCGATAGGGTTCTCCTCTGCGGAGGGGAGGTGTGTCAACCCCCTCGCACCGCTTGAGGTCGACGCCGAACGCTGGAGAGCCTACCGGGAACTCAAAAAGGCGGTTGAGGGGCTCGTGGAGATGGGTGAGTTGCTGAACCCTTATATCCCTGAGGTGGGGACGAACTTCGCCCACTCCACCCCCCACGGGGAGGTCTTCGCCGTGAAGGGGAGGGTGGTGCGCTACGGGAAGACCGTAAAGCCCGTGGGCCCGGTCGAACCCGGCGCATCCGACCACCTGAGAAGGGCCCTCCTCAAGTTCCGCGAGTTCTACCCGGAGGTGAGGGCGGTCATCAACCTCCGCTACTCGAGTGAACTCATCGAGAGGGCGGAGAAAGGGGGTCTCACGGTCTCCTCCTACGACAGGCGCGAAGAGCCGGAGGAAGTCAAGGCCAAAGAGGGCGGGACGATTCCGTGGGGGATAGAGACGGCCGTACGGAAGAGCGGGAAGAGGCCCGACTTGATATATCACCTCGGCGACTGGGGCAAGGAGCCGATGGTCCTCGTGTTCGGGAAGAACCCGGCGGAGGTTCTTGGAAAGATCAGGATACTCCTGGGTGCTTAG
- the mrtA gene encoding CPBP family archaeomyxosortase MrtA: protein MRLRKNPWVLYSSLLPFILLVRRSGGDIFRWAGYNLLFYLVLPFLLALLLGFKPRELGMKVGKRGGYRWALVLFLLTVPLSLYGTRIPSMKNYYPIFGYSGWGDFLLKELAMGVIMLSNEAFYRGFMLFPLAERNEWLGIIAHDVPYALAHIGKPWVEVPYSFIAGIVFAKLDMESESFLPSFLLHWFGSALFDLLCVIL, encoded by the coding sequence ATGAGGCTCCGGAAAAACCCCTGGGTTCTCTACTCTTCACTGCTCCCCTTCATCCTCCTCGTCCGCCGTAGCGGCGGGGACATCTTCAGGTGGGCCGGTTACAACCTCCTCTTCTACCTCGTCTTACCCTTCCTCCTCGCGCTGCTGCTCGGCTTCAAACCCCGGGAACTCGGGATGAAGGTCGGGAAACGCGGGGGTTACAGGTGGGCGCTGGTGCTGTTCCTGCTGACGGTCCCCCTGAGCCTCTACGGGACGAGAATTCCGTCCATGAAGAACTACTACCCGATATTCGGCTATTCAGGCTGGGGCGACTTCCTCCTCAAGGAGCTCGCGATGGGAGTGATAATGCTCTCAAACGAGGCGTTTTACAGGGGCTTCATGCTCTTCCCCCTCGCGGAGAGAAACGAGTGGCTCGGGATAATCGCCCACGATGTCCCCTACGCCCTCGCCCATATCGGCAAGCCCTGGGTGGAGGTTCCGTACTCATTTATAGCGGGGATAGTCTTCGCCAAGCTCGACATGGAGAGCGAGAGCTTCCTCCCGAGTTTCCTGCTCCACTGGTTCGGGTCGGCCCTCTTCGATCTGCTCTGTGTCATCCTGTAG